Proteins encoded in a region of the Carassius auratus strain Wakin chromosome 21, ASM336829v1, whole genome shotgun sequence genome:
- the LOC113038402 gene encoding bifunctional heparan sulfate N-deacetylase/N-sulfotransferase 1-like — MMLKCGRVRRLFRQLTLQTTLLLLFIFCMVSVLISAYFLYGVKRELEPAGVGGVVVPEEGTADWEDPRATPSPPSARVLPARTAKPADMSRTDPVVLVFVESLYSQLGQDIVAILESGRFRYQTEIAPGKGDMPTLTDKNRGRFTLVIYENILKYVNLDAWNRELLDKYCVEYGVGIIGFFKANENSLQSAQLKGFPLFLHSNLGLRDCSVNPKSPLLLITKAREVEHGPLPGDDWTVFQSNHTTYEPVLLARGRSTEASGAPGPLHAAVVQDLGLHDGIQRVLFGNNLNFWLHKLVLVDAVSFLTGKRLSLALERYILVDIDDIFVGKEGTRMKVSDVKALLETQNELRTHVPNFTFNLGFSGKFFHAGTDEEDLGDDLLLSYSKEFWWFPHMWSHMQPHLFHNQSVLAEQMLLNRKFAEEHGIPTNMGYAVAPHHSGVYPIHLQLYEAWKRVWGIKVTSTEEYPHLKPARFRRGFIHSGISVLPRQTCGLFTHTIFYNEYPGGSKELDKLINGGELFLTVLLNPISIFMTHLSNYGNDRLGLYTFKNLVKFIQMWTNLKLQTLPPVQLAQRYFQIFPEERDPIWQDPCEDKRHKDIWSKEKTCDRFPKLLIIGPQKTGTTALYLFLGMHPDLTSNYPSKETFEEIQFFNGRNYHRGIDWYMEYFPLPSNTSSDFYFEKSANYFDSEVAARRAAALLPKAKIITILINPADRAYSWYQHQRAHDDPVAQKYTFHDVITAGRDAPIKLRVLQSRCLVPGLYATHLQRWLTHYHSSQILVLDGQLLRTEPASVMDKIQKFLVMTNTLNYHKILAFDPKKGFWCQVLDGGKTKCLGKSKGRRYPDMDVDSRTFLREYYHEHNIELSKLLYKMGQPLPSWLREELLHSR; from the exons ATGATGCTGAAGTGTGGACGTGTGAGACGGCTCTTCCGTCAGCTCACGCTGCAGACCACCCTGCTGCTGCTCTTCATTTTCTGCATGGTCAGTGTTCTCATCTCAGCCTATTTCTTGTATGGCGTTAAACGAGAGCTCGAACCCGCAGGAGTTGGAGGTGTGGTGGTCCCAGAAGAAGGTACTGCTGATTGGGAAGATCCTCGGGCGACTCCTTCCCCTCCGTCAGCAAGGGTGCTGCCAGCCAGAACCGCCAAGCCAGCAGACATGTCTCGAACCGAccctgtggttctggtgtttgtggaAAGCTTGTATTCCCAGTTGGGCCAGGACATCGTTGCCATTTTGGAATCCGGGAGATTTCGATACCAGACCGAGATCGCACCTGGGAAGGGCGATATGCCCACACTCACAGACAAGAACCGGGGGCGATTTACACTTGTCATCTACGAGAACATTCTTAAGTATGTCAACCTGGATGCCTGGAATAGAGAGTTGCTGGACAAGTACTGTGTGGAGTATGGCGTTGGCATCATCGGCTTTTTCAAG GCTAATGAGAACAGTTTGCAGAGCGCCCAGCTCAAGGgctttcctctcttcctccactCCAATCTGGGCTTAAGGGACTGTAGCGTCAATCCCAAGTCTCCACTGTTGCTCATCACCAAAGCCCGGGAGGTGGAGCACGGCCCCTTACCAGGGGACGACTGGACGGTCTTTCAGTCTAACCATACCACCTATGAGCCTGTGCTGTTAGCTCGGGGGCGGAGTACAGAGGCCAGTGGAGCTCCTGGACCCCTTCATGCGGCTGTGGTTCAGGATTTGGGTCTCCATGATGGCATCCAGCGGGTACTCTTTGGCAACAACCTGAACTTTTGGCTGCACAAACTGGTACTGGTGGACGCAGTGAGTTTCTTGACAGGCAAACGTCTCTCATTGGCTCTTGAGCGCTACATACTGGTGGATATCGATGACATCTTTGTTGGGAAGGAGGGCACAAGGATGAAGGTGTCTGATGTCAAG GCCCTACTGGAGACGCAGAACGAACTCCGAACCCACGTGCCCAATTTCACCTTCAACTTGGGATTCTCTGGAAAGTTCTTCCATGCTG gCACAGATGAGGAGGATCTTGGAGATGACCTGCTTCTGTCCTACAGTAAGGAGTTCTGGTGGTTCCCCCACATGTGGAGTCACATGCAGCCACATCTCTTCCACAACCAGTCCGTGCTGGCTGAACAAATGCTGCTCAACAGAAAGTTTGCAGAG GAGCATGGCATTCCCACAAACATGGGTTATGCAGTGGCTCCCCATCACTCTGGAGTGTATCCCATCCATTTGCAGCTGTACGAGGCCTGGAAGAGAGTGTGGGGCATCAAAGTGACCAGTACAGAGGAGTATCCCCACCTCAAACCCGCACGCTTCCGCAGGGGCTTCATACACAGTGGCATCAGT GTGTTGCCCAGACAGACCTGTGGTCTCTTTACTCACACCATCTTCTACAATGAGTATCCTGGAGGCTCTAAAGAGCTGGACAAACTCATAAATGGAGGAGAGCTTTTCCTAACTGTGCTTCTCAACCCA ATCAGCATCTTCATGACCCACCTGTCCAACTACGGGAATGATCGTCTTGGCCTGTACACCTTCAAGAACCTGGTGAAGTTCATACAGATGTGGACCAACCTGAAACTGCAGACTCTGCCGCCTGTGCAGCTGGCGCAGAGATATTTCCAAATCTTCCCTGAAGAGAGGGACCCCATCTGGCAG GACCCCTGTGAGGACAAAAGACACAAAGACATCTGGTCTAAAGAGAAGACCTGTGACCGTTTCCCCAAGCTGCTTATCATTGGACCTCAGAAGACCG GTACTACTGCTCTCTATCTGTTCCTGGGCATGCATCCCGATTTGACCAGTAACTACCCCAGCAAGGAGACCTTTGAAGAAATCCAGTTCTTCAACGGCCGAAACTACCACAGAGGAATTGACTG GTACATGGAGTATTTCCCTCTACCCTCCAACACTAGCTCAGATTTCTACTTTGAGAAAAGTGCCAACTACTTCGACTCCGAGGTCGCGGCCCGGCGAGCAGCTGCTCTTCTGCCCAAAGCCAAAATCATCACCATTCTTATCAACCCGGCTGACAGAGCCTATTCCTGGTATCAG CACCAGAGGGCTCACGATGATCCTGTGGCTCAGAAATACACATTCCATGATGTCATCACTGCTGGGCGGGATGCGCCCATCAAACTGAGGGTCCTGCAGAGCCGTTGTCTAGTGCCCGGACTTTACGCCACACACCTGCAGCGCTGGCTCACACACTATCACTCCAGTCAG ATCCTGGTCCTGGATGGACAATTGCTGAGGACAGAACCAGCTTCAGTGATGGACAAAATCCAGAAGTTTCTAGTCATGACAAACACGCTCAACTACCACAAGATTCTTGC GTTCGATCCGAAGAAGGGTTTCTGGTGCCAGGTGCTAGATGGAGGGAAGACCAAATGCCTGGGCAAGAGTAAAGGGAGAAGATATCCTGACATGGACGTTGAT TCCCGGACCTTCCTGAGAGAGTACTACCATGAGCACAACATTGAGCTCTCCAAGCTGCTGTACAAAATGGGCCAGCCGCTGCCTAGCTGGCTTAGGGAGGAGTTACTTCACAGCAGGTAA